From the Lancefieldella sp. Marseille-Q7238 genome, one window contains:
- a CDS encoding ABC transporter permease: MNNLLRLIGRRLIALPIMALGVTFLVFFLMSFSHVDPAYNALGESATPEAIAQYHTEHGLDDPWPVRYVRYMGNLLHGDLGSYGAASYSVADRIARALPVTMQLTFIGLIIGAVVSFLFGVLAALYRDRWPDQIIRVFSIAGLATPSFWLAVLLILLFATTLGVLPASGMLPDPSKNFGGYMARMIMPAVALAVPLTGQMTRIVRTAMVEELDRDYVRTARGAGIPEPIVIARNVLRNALITPVTTLGLKIGYLMGGAVVIEVIFNLPGMGMAILEGIQGNETMLVQGVVIVVALSFIIINIVVDMLYILINPRIRTV; this comes from the coding sequence GTGAATAACCTGCTTCGACTTATCGGTCGTCGTCTTATCGCGTTGCCGATTATGGCTTTGGGAGTCACGTTTCTCGTATTCTTCCTGATGTCGTTTTCACATGTAGATCCCGCGTACAACGCGCTGGGAGAAAGCGCTACTCCGGAGGCCATTGCGCAGTATCACACCGAGCACGGCTTAGACGATCCGTGGCCAGTCCGGTATGTGCGCTACATGGGCAACCTGCTCCATGGTGACCTGGGCTCCTATGGAGCCGCCAGCTATTCGGTGGCGGATCGCATCGCGCGGGCGCTTCCGGTAACCATGCAGCTCACCTTTATCGGCCTCATTATCGGCGCCGTTGTTTCATTTTTATTCGGCGTCCTTGCGGCGCTCTATCGAGACAGATGGCCCGACCAAATCATTCGAGTGTTTTCCATCGCGGGACTCGCGACGCCTTCGTTCTGGCTTGCGGTTCTTCTTATCCTGCTCTTTGCAACTACCCTCGGAGTGCTTCCCGCGTCAGGCATGCTGCCCGACCCCTCCAAAAACTTCGGTGGCTACATGGCGCGCATGATTATGCCGGCTGTCGCTCTAGCCGTTCCGCTGACTGGTCAAATGACGCGTATTGTCCGTACGGCGATGGTAGAAGAGCTGGACCGCGATTACGTTCGCACTGCTCGCGGCGCGGGTATCCCAGAACCCATCGTCATCGCGCGTAACGTCTTGCGCAATGCCCTCATTACTCCGGTCACTACGCTCGGACTCAAGATTGGCTATCTTATGGGCGGCGCCGTAGTTATTGAGGTTATTTTCAACCTGCCGGGTATGGGTATGGCCATCCTCGAGGGCATTCAGGGCAACGAAACCATGCTTGTACAGGGTGTTGTTATCGTTGTCGCGCTGTCCTTCATCATTATCAATATCGTGGTTGACATGCTCTACATCCTCATCAATCCGCGTATCAGGACGGTGTAG
- a CDS encoding ABC transporter substrate-binding protein, which translates to MSKLFGRQLSRRTFLGGAAAAAGLGLTACGGNNNANNTSGTEQKGEAGGGTISAGAAYSTQNYDPSSTSSALALGVNWQVSEGLYGMNYHDYHTFNELATADPQQVDDTTFEVSIRKEAKFSDGAAVTADDVVESFKRATAEKNIYVSMLTPIASIEKKDDATVTIKTNVPNFSLLKERLSIVRVVPASSNQEDMKKMPVGSGPWMYKTISDNTLDLEPNPNYNGATPAKDKALHYDILKDPTARLTAQTDGTTLAMEMVPADAIDQLKNAGCTVDTVQGFGVRFLMYNVTKAPWDNVKVRQAVLYALDTDKMISNALSGQAEAATCYLPSSFSNYHKAATVYTHDTDKAKSLIKDSGITPGEVVLRTTDNEQVKNMATQVKNDLDALGFTVTIQTDTSPATYSAIDAADGSWDMLLAPGDPSCFGGDTDLLLNWWYGDNIWMKTRCPWGASDEWKKLHELMDKALTQSGADQQSTWNECFDIIAENVPLYPVLFAKTSTASWSEKPNGNGVALQGFKGIGTTGMSFIDVNTVTQK; encoded by the coding sequence ATGAGCAAACTTTTCGGTCGTCAGCTTTCACGTCGAACCTTCCTCGGTGGAGCTGCCGCTGCTGCTGGATTGGGCCTGACGGCGTGTGGTGGCAACAACAACGCTAACAATACTTCAGGCACCGAGCAAAAGGGTGAGGCCGGCGGCGGTACTATCAGCGCCGGAGCGGCGTACTCGACGCAGAACTACGATCCATCCTCCACTTCGTCAGCTTTGGCGCTCGGTGTCAACTGGCAGGTCTCAGAGGGCCTGTATGGCATGAATTACCATGACTACCACACCTTTAACGAGCTTGCTACCGCAGATCCTCAGCAGGTCGACGATACTACCTTTGAAGTGAGCATCAGAAAAGAGGCAAAGTTCTCTGACGGCGCGGCAGTTACCGCTGATGACGTTGTGGAATCTTTCAAGCGCGCAACAGCCGAAAAGAACATTTACGTTTCTATGCTGACCCCCATTGCGTCCATTGAGAAGAAAGATGACGCTACGGTTACCATCAAGACTAACGTGCCTAATTTCTCGCTTTTGAAAGAGCGTCTGTCCATCGTTCGTGTTGTTCCTGCGTCATCGAATCAGGAAGACATGAAGAAGATGCCGGTCGGCTCCGGTCCGTGGATGTATAAGACGATTTCGGATAACACACTTGATCTTGAGCCCAACCCCAATTACAACGGCGCTACTCCCGCCAAGGATAAGGCGCTTCATTATGACATTTTGAAGGACCCGACGGCTCGTCTGACCGCTCAGACCGACGGCACCACGCTTGCTATGGAGATGGTTCCCGCTGACGCTATCGACCAGCTTAAAAACGCCGGCTGCACCGTTGATACCGTGCAGGGCTTCGGTGTTCGCTTCCTGATGTATAACGTGACCAAGGCTCCCTGGGATAACGTCAAGGTTCGCCAGGCGGTGCTCTACGCTCTGGATACCGACAAGATGATTTCCAACGCCCTGTCCGGTCAGGCTGAAGCCGCTACCTGCTATCTGCCGTCTTCGTTCTCCAATTACCACAAGGCCGCCACGGTCTATACGCATGACACTGATAAGGCGAAGAGCCTTATCAAAGATTCAGGCATCACGCCGGGCGAGGTTGTCCTGCGCACGACCGACAACGAGCAGGTTAAGAATATGGCCACGCAGGTCAAGAACGATCTTGACGCGCTCGGCTTTACGGTCACCATTCAGACCGATACTTCGCCTGCTACCTATTCCGCCATTGATGCCGCTGACGGATCCTGGGACATGCTCTTGGCGCCGGGAGATCCTTCCTGCTTCGGCGGCGATACTGACCTGCTTCTCAACTGGTGGTACGGCGATAATATCTGGATGAAGACGCGCTGCCCGTGGGGTGCTTCCGATGAGTGGAAGAAGCTCCATGAGCTCATGGACAAGGCTCTGACTCAGTCCGGCGCCGATCAGCAGTCTACCTGGAACGAGTGCTTCGATATTATCGCGGAGAACGTGCCTCTCTATCCGGTACTCTTTGCGAAGACTTCTACGGCTTCCTGGAGCGAGAAGCCCAACGGAAACGGCGTGGCGCTTCAGGGCTTCAAGGGCATTGGCACCACAGGCATGTCCTTCATTGACGTCAATACGGTAACCCAGAAATAA